In Miscanthus floridulus cultivar M001 chromosome 19, ASM1932011v1, whole genome shotgun sequence, the DNA window TAATGATCCTATCCCATCACACCTGTTTCTCCCATCACATTTTTTCTTCCGTATCCCAAATAGTTTACAATAACTTGGCTTTTGGGACCTGGTAGTAATGCAGAAGGCTGAATGGATGTTCAAATACATTTTCACAGGTTGATTTATTGAAGCACAACATACCTGATCCATCCGTGTTAACGTCATCAGCATCCCAAGACAAGGAAAACAAAAATGAAGACCAATTGGGCAGTGAAGACTATATTTCTGATCTCTGTTTTGTGCATGCTAGGTGAGAATTAGCCATTGACATGATCATTGTTTTGTTACTTAAGGGAAATTATATGCTCATTTCTATGTTGCTGAACAAAGAGATGTATGGCATTTTCTATCTTGGTAAAAGCATTTACTATTTCCTTTTAAAAATAGCATTTATTTTGCTGTGTTACAAGAATGTAATACTTCCACACCTAAATCGGCCCTGTACTCTTTTGCTCTAAATAATCTAAGAACCTTACATTGTTGTGCCTTTCTAATTGAACAGGTTGCAGGGACAAGATTTTTCTCCTTCAAAGCTCATGCTTCTAAGGAAAACTCTCGAGAAGCACTTCAACTCATCCTCTTTTAGAATCGGGAGCTCTAATGCAACAGGTCAAGCTTCTGATTCGCTGGTTTCTTCAAGCACCAAAGTTGAAGATTTAACCTCCGGTCGGCAGGACATATTTCTCCTTCCCCTGAGAGGACATGATAACTCGACAAAGTTTGAGTATGGAACATACTCGTGCATGCTAGGGATGCTTCGTGATCAGGTATGGTTGCTACACTGAGGAGTTTGCATAATAGGAAGGGAATATTCAATAGACTTACAAACCCTAGCTTGTGATTCGCAAATGTGTCAGTTACATGGGACTGACTGATTAAGATTCTATTAAAATCTAACACAACATTTTCTTATGTAAATAAGTCTGGGCAAGCCATTCCTTCCTAAACCCTAGAGTTTCATCTAATCATCCTTGACACCTGTACTCTAGCAAATCATGAGAAGCATTACTTGGTTTGCTGCTTTTAACTGGACTGGTTTCGTTAATTCTGAGAAGCTAAGGTTACATTAAAAATCCAATCAATTGGAACTCATTCCAATAAAGATATTTGTTGCTGAACATTAAACTTCCTTTGTAATATCTGTTTGGCACATTTCTTCAAGGCCTGGTCGAGTCAGTCTGACGTGAACACTCGTGTGGCTACAGATCCTGTCATGGCCAGCGAGGTCATTCTCGAAGAACCTCTCGGAGCGCGACTGGCTGAGAAGCTCAGCAAAGATCTGGGACATGGTGAAGAAGTCCCCTGTCATCTCGGAGTACTGCAAGGCGCTCCAGAGCTCAGGGTTGTTTAGGAAGTAGCCGTAGTCTGGCAGCTACTTTGTTGGTATGCGCCTGCTTTGGCTTGGCTGGATTGGAAAATTAAACCAAAGAATCGTCATTAGATCAGATGGACCTGCTCTCTCATGCAACGTTGACATGTTTCTTGGGAGGGCGCCGTATGTTCTGTTTATAATTGACTTTGAGATACCCCTGTATGTTTTGTTAGCACCAGATTGGTTGTTGGACAAGCTGTGTGTGATAAGCTCTGAGTCAGCGACAGCAGATGGCAATCGCCAGTATTCAGTTTCATGTACGGCTCATGCTTCTCTGCTAGTCGTATGATACTTTTGAGACAATGATCATTAAACCAAATTACAAAGGTAAAGGTCTTTTTCAAAGGAAACAAAATACAATGTCCGTCAAACCAAACTACAAAAAGTTTGTGATCTTTTtcaaagaaaataaaataaaactgcAGGCTGGTGGATTTGTACGCCTTCCTCCGTCTTAAAATGGATGCATTGTAGCTGACGTCAGCGACTTGGGCATCCCGGACCTGTTAATAAGAATATGGACCCGTTCAACCTGACGAAAATGTTGTTGATCGTCGGCTTCTTCGCCTGGTCATTCTCTAGTCCTCCACTCTAGAATCcacaggaggaggaggtggagcgcccgccatggccggctccGATCCCCTCGCGTATCAAGGTCAGTAGCACAGCACAGCCTCCACGCCTGCTCCTTACAGAGCCGGcaggctgcatcctccatgcgTGCTCCAAGTAAAAATAGCAACCAAGATTCAGTCTGGAATTTGCTCGTTGCTCGCGTAGCGGCTGTTCGTGCGTACGTACTAGGCAAGCTCGCGATCTGAATCCTGAGCTGACAGTACCTGCTGCGATGAACAGCCAAGAGCCGGATAGGTTGCAATTGGGTGACTGCTAACGCTAACTGATCTTCTCTTTGGGGAAAATTTGGGTTGCAGGGCTAGCGATCGTGGTCATGGGAGTCAGCGGCTGCGGCAAATCGTAAGATCCTTCATCCTCCTCACTCTGTTCTGCGCTCATGCTTCAAGAATTCGGTCGAGATTGCTTAAAGATAGCACAAATCGGCAAGATTCATCCGGCGTTCTGCCAGTGACAGTCTTTACAAACTAaatctctcttttcttttcttgcctGCGAACTCGCAGAACCGTCGCGGCAATGCTCGCCGAAGCCTTGGGCTGCAGCTTCATCGAAGCAGACGACTACCATTCCCAGGCAAACAAAGGTACACCACCCCACCCCACCACGCAATTCACATCATCACATTTCTGAAACCTGAAACCTCTGGCATTCTGCCATTTTTGCCATCTCTGAACTTCTGCTGAACTGAAACGCCTCTACTCTCAACTTGTGCACAAACCCAGCCAAGATGAGCGAGGGTATCCCGCTCTCCGACGCGGACCGTGCGCCGTGGCTGGAGTCGCTCCGGGACGCCATCCGGGAGCGGCTGGACGGCGGTGAGGACGTGGCCGTGAGCTGCTCGGCGCTTCAGCTCAGGTACCGGGACGTGCTCCGCGCCGCCGACTGCGGCTACGAGCCGGGGGAGTACGCCACCTGCAGGGTGAGGTTCGTGTGCCTGCGGGCGTCGGCGGAGGTGATCGCCGAGAGGATGCTGCGGAGGTCGACGGAAGGGAAGCACTTCATGCCGGCGAGCCTGCTGCGGAGCCAGCTCGACCTGCTGCAGATCGACGCCACGGAGGGGGTCACGGAGTTCGACGCCACGACGGTGCGTCCCGGCGACATCGTCCGCGACACCGTTGCTCTGTTCAGGGAGGAGCTGGCGTCGACAGTCCCTTCTTGACTTGTTTCTGAATGCGAATGCGATGCAATTTCATTCATGATTCAGTATTCATTCATCCCATCATAAAGAAACTCCACGTTTACAGACAAACTCTGAACATGATGCAAAGCTCTCTTCAACATTACCCAGTTCATTCAGAATCAAACATCCATAGCAATGAAACAGGCACGCTCGATAAACAAGTGGGTAGAAAGAAAGGGAAAAAAACTGAGTCTACCTAACAGCAATGGTGACTGCTATTGTTCTAACCTGCAACCTATACAGACCAAGCACAACTGCATCAGGTACCCTGGTTAGGGTGACCTGTTGAACCAACCACAGATTGTGGTCACGAGACCTGCTGCCGCCGATTGTAAGTGTCCTCGTGGACAAACACTGGTTCACTGCTCTGCTGCGGGATCACAGGCTGACCCATCGCGATGCCATGGTTCTGTGGGGTTGCGATCGTCGGTGGAGGACCCTTGGAAGATGACAGAGCGACGTAGTAGACTATGGCCAGCGCCACGCTGGCAAGGGCTAGCACCGCTCCCCCGGAGAAGACCCCTGGCTTCACGACGTAGCAGAAGCTACCAAAGTACATGTTCTCCTCGCCTCTCTGGTCGTTCAGGGCAGCTCCAGTCAGCAGGAGAAGGAATGCGATAATGAAAGTACACCTGCGGAATTTagcaatacttaggttagcacATTAGCGAAATCTGGTATTCAGAAAACTAGTAGAAACACATATATCACCGGTTACTAAATCCAACAAGTTAATGAGATCCTTGTCTAGGAAGACGTAGAATTTCACTGCAGGTACTATAAGCTTGGGATCTATGCAAAAGCTATTATATGGATCCAGCATGTGGACTACTCATATTCGTGGCTTACAAGGAATATAATAAACATCAGTCAATTAACAGTGTGCAGCTACTAGATCAAAGAATGTATTTAAGAAAATGATGTGACTCTTTATATGTCAATGCtacgctatttctttataatggTTGCTTCACTAATGCAAAATAAAAATAACGAAACGAGTCAAATGCAGCCAAGAACTCAGGTGTAGTTTGACGTTCAACATAACATAACAACATCCAACATCCATTATTACTGGCAAACCAATTCACTAAAAGGCTATGTAAGGTTtacaaaatatgagaaaagaacaAAACAGATCATAAACTTCTAGACCAGAATGTTACCAGGATATGATGAATGAAATCAGGGCTACACTCCAGTTAGTGTCTGAGGGAACAGGATGCCTCTTACAACAGAAGCAACCAGCGACTGTGTTTATGATGGACTGGGCGAGCATAAGAGAGACGGCAGATATTAAACCAAGCGCTAAGGCTGGGGTTCTTGGGTATATGCATTTACCAGGAGTACCGCTTGTTTGAACATCTGAAACCTGCATGATTCACATGATGAACGTTACATTTGGACATGGGCACAAATATAGGTACAATTTATTAGCGAAAGAATGACAACCATTTCCAGACCCTATATTTAGAGCATATAAAGTGAAACAGTCAATTATTAATAAATTTGCAGATTCTAAAATGGTAAGTTAGGTTGAAGACAAAATCAAATTGGCATAAACATACATGAATCTGTCCGATAGACGTGACAAAGAATGCATTTTAATCTAgaagaatagcacaaagaagcaaaaaaaaaatgataAACATATGTGTCTTAGGATTTGTATGCAGGGGTGACATGCAGCCTCATCGCCTATGATTTTAGCTATCTCATCAAGAGtgagaagggcaggcctggtgcagtggtgagagctgtctcactgagtcaccaggttgCAGGCTCGAAGCAGCCTCTCTGCAGATTTtgtggggggaaggcttgcctcggttttttccttccagaccccactcatgtggtagcctccggcactgggtctgccctttatcTCATCAAGAGATAACAAAAAACTTGGACAACTGTTCTATCAAGGTAGTATATGCAGCTAAACAAATATGCAAGAAAACCTAAGGCAACGTGGCGTCCTGACCCCAAAGGCCAAAGATGAAGAATGGTAACAAAAAGGCAATAAAAATGACGGAAGATTCTGATTGATTCGAATCACTTGGGATGGATCAGTTGCAACTTGCAACCAAGATCAAACCAATGAAGCACTCTAAACCTCTCACACTATGGCAACCAACCATTTCTATTTCTACGACAAGGCCACTGGCTCACAGATTTCGTTCACCTCTCAGCATATATTACACCTAAAAGAAAGGAAGGTTTTATTCGAGTCCTTGTTGCATCATTAGGTCATACCGGCTAGGTACACTCAGGATCATTACCGTCCACTCCCTCGACGCGCAAGCGTGAAAATCACCTATTAATAGCCCCAAACAAGCATAATAATCGCCATTAGTAGTACAGTACTAGACTAGAGTACCGCAGCGGACTCAGCTCCCCGGCGCGCCCAGTCGCCGACCGCTCCTCCGCCGATAAGTCCCGCGCTCAGGAGCGACCGAGATCTAACACTCGGAGGCAAGGCCATCGCCGTACCGGCGTACTGTACTCAAGAACGGAACGGGGCAGCGCATACCCGGCCGCCGCGCCGGTGCAGGAGAGAGGGGATGTGGCGAGACACACCTTGACGCGGGTGGCCTCCGCCGCGAATCCGAGCGCCGCCGAGaggacgccgaggaagccgacCACCGCGCACACCGCCACGACCTTCCGCTCCATCTCCCACCCTACTCCCCTACCCGCTCGTCCACCAAACAACCACcaacctctctctccctccctcccccacgTCCTCCTTCCCCTACAAGGCTACAGGTCTCTCGCTGGTCGCTGTCCGCAACCGCAAGCAAGCAAAAGAGGACGAGAAAATCTAGCGGCGGCTTTTTGTCCGACCGGGGGAGGAGAGGAGAGCCATAGCCCATAGGAGAGGAACTGGAATTTCCACCGAATTTTTCTCGGGGGCCGCGTTTATCCCGCGGCCTTTCGCGTCGTTTCGCCCACTGCGCGTGGGGGCCACTGGTTCGGTGGGGCCCACGTGCCAGCTGCGTCTGCACCGCCACGTCGTCCCGTTCGAGGCGCGCGGGTGTGCAGACGGTCCACGGTGGACGAGCACGAGCGCGCGGGGGACGGGGAACGGGGGACGGGGAGGCGGCGCCCACCTGAGGAGGGGCGGTGCGCCGTGGACGCGGTGCACGGGCTTCTGCTTTGCTTTGTGTACGTAGACGTACTAGGCAGTTGTGCGTGTGTTctttttgccttttttttttcgCTTTGCTTGCGGGACGGAGTTTCTATGCGAACGAATGAAAAAGAAAGGGGGAAAAATGGCACGAGTATCAAAGCAGAGCAAGTGGAAGGTGGGCGAGCTGTGATGTGATTTGGAGTTgtcctgctgcttcttcttcttcttcttcccaaaGTGGACCGACCAATCAGAGAGACCAACAGCAATAGCTTTGAATTTGAAATTGTCCTACTCCGACGTTAAACTGTTCTTAGTTTGACCAAAAACTTAGTTATGGAATAAAAGTTTATAATATATAATAGGCCCTATTTGAATTTTAGGGTTCAAAGTTCGCCCATCTTATGATAATAAGTTTAATCATAggcttttttttttataaaagctAATGAATTTTAAATACGtgctccattctaaattataaataatTCTTAATTTTTTACAtgatttttattatatatctacatACAATATATACTCAAATGCGTAGCAAAAATATTATAGAGCTATGAAAGCCATTACGACATAATTTAGAATAGGAGGAGTATAGTTAATATCTTAAACTATTTATTACTACTACATTCAAAAAGCCACAAGATCACTATCAACCGAATGCTTCAAGTAGTAGCAAACATAATAACGTATTAACGTTGAAATATGACCACTAGTTCATGCAAAGACAAAATGCAGAGATCAGAGTGTCCGAGGAATACTTTTA includes these proteins:
- the LOC136527522 gene encoding gluconokinase-like: MAGSDPLAYQGLAIVVMGVSGCGKSTVAAMLAEALGCSFIEADDYHSQANKAKMSEGIPLSDADRAPWLESLRDAIRERLDGGEDVAVSCSALQLRYRDVLRAADCGYEPGEYATCRVRFVCLRASAEVIAERMLRRSTEGKHFMPASLLRSQLDLLQIDATEGVTEFDATTVRPGDIVRDTVALFREELASTVPS
- the LOC136527521 gene encoding protein MODIFYING WALL LIGNIN-1-like, which produces MERKVVAVCAVVGFLGVLSAALGFAAEATRVKVSDVQTSGTPGKCIYPRTPALALGLISAVSLMLAQSIINTVAGCFCCKRHPVPSDTNWSVALISFIISWCTFIIAFLLLLTGAALNDQRGEENMYFGSFCYVVKPGVFSGGAVLALASVALAIVYYVALSSSKGPPPTIATPQNHGIAMGQPVIPQQSSEPVFVHEDTYNRRQQVS